A genome region from Camelina sativa cultivar DH55 chromosome 10, Cs, whole genome shotgun sequence includes the following:
- the LOC104716746 gene encoding E3 ubiquitin-protein ligase MBR2-like codes for MQGPRSTGDSSTGINYADGDPICSTNVETTSNSMLDPVDVQFPNNATASGRPTYPSSSSHVVQNHNWWSFGESSSRLGPSDQVNSIGAKTDRQLPSDGYGFEEGQSGSNGMLLPGGSFLRGSSSSNMLGHINLGKDMEINGSGLPTSGVVIRHNNGESSLGSSSQTAEERSSGPGSSLGGLGSSCKRKAFEGAPSHSFPSESHGCLFQTENGAWNQGLTQYDASSSLSLSMPSQNSPNVTNQSGLPEPIFGTGRGRAVAESAFPTTRSTETTSRPGRRLNSRQPQESVAFSFSQSASYVRQQQQLPATSPFVDPPDARTILVTGSSSSGDGQPSMIHLPALTRNIHQFAWNASSSSRTNNMPEEGFGPPWDAPRNNSEQPVFSTPATETRNPVPDQFHWSFARGNASTSGDSPFVPRAGSSSGIHGLQPNPTWVSPHNQSRMSEVVPWSLFPSTESESATNGASLPLLPTGPSVSSNEPAAPSGSSSRSHRSRQRRSGLLLERQSDHLHLRHLGRSLAADNDGRNRLISEIRQVLSAMRRGENLRFEDYMVFDPLIYHGMAEMHDRHRDMRLDVDNMSYEELLALGERIGDVSTGLSEEVILKAIKQRKYTSSAVESHQDMEPCCVCQEEYAEGDDLGTLACGHEFHTACVKQWLMLKNLCPICKTVALST; via the exons ATGCAAGGGCCACGAAGCACTGGCGATTCATCTACTGGAATTAATTACGCAGATGGAGATCCCATTTGCAGCACCAATGTAGAGACTACTTCGAATAGTATGCTGGATCCAGTGGATGTTCAGTTTCCAAACAATGCTACTGCTTCAGGACGACCAACTTACCCAAGCTCTAGCTCGCATGTTGTTCAAAATCATAACTGGTGGAGTTTTGGTGAATCCAGCTCTAGATTGGGACCTTCTGATCAGGTCAATTCCATTGGTGCAAAGACAGATCGTCAGCTTCCCTCAGACGGGTATGGATTTGAGGAAGGGCAATCAGGTTCAAATGGTATGTTGTTGCCTGGAGGATCCTTCTTGCGTGGATCAAGCTCTAGTAATATGTTAGGGCATATAAATCTGGGCAAGGACATGGAAATAAATGGTAGTGGACTGCCGACTTCGGGGGTAGTTATCCGCCATAATAACGGTGAGAGTTCATTGGGAAGCTCAAGTCAAACCGCAGAGGAGAGAAGTAGTGGTCCAGGTTCTTCGTTGGGTGGCCTAGGTTCATCCTGCAAAAGAAAAGCTTTCGAAGGAGCTCCTAGCCATTCGTTTCCTAGTGAAAGTCATGGTTGCCTTTTTCAAACTGAGAATGGGGCTTGGAATCAGGGTCTTACTCAATATGATGCTTCAAGTAGCTTAAGTTTGTCTATGCCCTCGCAAAATTCTCCAAATGTTACTAATCAGTCTGGTCTGCCGGAACCAATATTTGGAACGGGTCGTGGAAGAGCAGTTGCAGAAAGTGCTTTTCCTACTACAAGAAGCACTGAAACCACATCTAGACCAGGCAGGCGGTTAAATTCCAGGCAGCCGCAGGAGTCAGTAGCATTCAGCTTCTCACAGTCTGCTAGTTATGTGCGTCAGCAACAGCAGTTACCAGCAACTTCTCCTTTTGTTGACCCTCCGGATGCAAGAACAATACTAGTTACAGGTAGCTCAAGCAGTGGTGATGGTCAGCCAAGTATGATCCACCTTCCTGCATTGACCAGAAATATACACCAATTTGCTTGGAATGCTTCTTCGAGTTCAAGAACAAACAATATGCCTGAAGAGGGATTTGGACCACCATGGGACGCGCCAAGAAACAACTCAGAGCAGCCAGTCTTTTCTACACCTGCAACTGAAACGAGAAATCCAGTGCCGGATCAGTTTCATTGGAGTTTCGCTCGTGGAAACGCTAGTACATCTGGAGATTCTCCCTTTGTTCCTCGAGCAGGATCGAGTTCAGGGATCCATGGTTTGCAGCCGAATCCCACATGGGTTTCTCCTCATAATCAATCAAGGATGTCAGAAGTTGTTCCGTGGTCTTTATTTCCTAGTACTGAATCTGAATCGGCTACAAATGGTGCTTCTCTTCCATTACTACCGACAGGGCCTTCTGTTTCTTCAAACGAACCTGCTGCGCCATCTGGATCTAGTAGTCGGAGTCATCGCTCTCGACAAAGAAGATCAGGACTGTTACTGGAAAGGCAAAGTGATCATCTCCATTTGCGCCACTTGGGAAGAAGCTTAGCTGCTGATAACGATGGAAGGAACCGGCTGATTTCAGAG ATACGGCAAGTGTTGAGTGCCATGCGAAGAGGGGAGAATTTACGGTTTGAG GATTATATGGTATTTGATCCACTGATCTACCATGGTATGGCCGAGATGCATGATAGGCATCGGGATATGCGCCTTGACGTTGACAACATGTCGTATGAG GAGCTATTGGCACTTGGGGAACGCATAGGAGATGTGAGCACCGGGCTAAGCGAAGAGGTGATTCTTAAAGCAATAAAACAGCGCAAATATACATCTTCCGCTGTAGAATCCCACCAGGACATGGAACCTTGCTGTGTCTGTCAG GAAGAGTATGCAGAAGGTGATGATCTTGGAACCCTGGCATGTGGTCATGAATTCCACACTGCCTGCGTCAAGCAATGGCTCATGCTCAAGAATCTCTGCCCAATTTGTAAGACTGTGGCTTTATCTACATAA
- the LOC104716748 gene encoding LOW QUALITY PROTEIN: methylcrotonoyl-CoA carboxylase beta chain, mitochondrial-like (The sequence of the model RefSeq protein was modified relative to this genomic sequence to represent the inferred CDS: inserted 1 base in 1 codon) codes for MLRILSRRAVSTSEELTSNIQQWRMRPGTDSRPDPFRIFRRLQKGFCVGVLPDGVDRNSEAFSSNSIAMEGILSELRSHIKKVLAGGGEEAVKRNRSRNKLLPRERIDRLLDPGSSFLELSQLAGHELYEEPLPSGGIITGIGPIHGRLCMFMANDPTVKGGTYYPITIKKHLRAQEIAARCRLPCIYLVDSGGAYLPKQAEVFPDKENFGRVFYNESVMSSDGIPQIAIVLGSCTAGGAYIPAMADESVMVKGNGTIFLAGPPLVKAATGEEVSAEDLGGATVHCTVSGVSDYFAQDELHGLAIGRNIVKNLHMAAKQGMEGTFGSKNLEYKEPLYDINELRSIAPVDHKQQFDVRSIIARIVDGSEFDDXKKQYGTTLVTGFARIYGQTVGIIGNNGILFNESALKGAHFIELCSQRKIPLVFLQNITGFMVGSRAEANGIAKSGAKMVMAVSCAKVPKITIITGASFGAGNYAMCGRAYSPDFMFMWPNARIGIMGGAQAAGVLTQIERATKKRQEIKWTEEEEEAFKKKTVDAYEREANPYFSTARLWDDGVIDPSDTRKVLGLCLSAASNRPLEDTRFGVFRM; via the exons atgtTAAGGATTTTGAGTAGAAGAGCAGTATCAACTTCGGAAGAGCTTACTAGTAATATTCAACAATGGCGGATGCGACCAGGAACCGATTCTCGCCCCGATCCTTTTCGAATTTTCCGGCGACTTCAAAAGGGTTTCTGCGTGGGCGTTCTCCCGGACGGAGTGGATAGAAATTCGGAAGCTTTTTCTAGTAACTCGATCGCCATGGAAGGGATCTTATCGGAGCTTCGTTCCCACATCAAAAAG GTATTGGCTGGAGGTGGAGAGGAGGCGGTGAAGAGGAACAGAAGTAGAAACAAGCTTTTGCCTAGAGAGAGGATTGATCGGCTTCTTGATCCTGGTTCTTCCTTTTTGGAGCTCTCTCAG CTTGCAGGACACGAACTGTATGAGGAGCCTTTACCTTCTGGCGGCATAATCACAGGGATAGGACCAATTCATGGCCGTCTTTGTATGTTCATGGCAAATGATCCTACAGTAAAAGGGGGGACTTATTATCCCATTACTATCAAGAAACATCTCAGGGCACAAGAGATTGCTGCTCGGTGCAGACTCCCCTGCATATATCTTGTTGACAGTGGCGGTGCTTATCTTCCAAAACAGGCTGAGGTTTTCCCTGACAAGGAGAATTTCGGAAGGGTTTTCTACAATGAGTCGGTTATGTCGTCTGATGGAATTCCACAGATCGCCATTGTTTTAGGCTCATGCACTGCCGGCGGTGCCTATATACCTGCCATGGCTGATGAAAGTGTAATGGTGAAAGGGAATGGTACCATATTTTTGGCAGGACCTCCACTTGTCAAG GCTGCTACAGGAGAGGAAGTTTCAGCTGAGGATTTAGGAGGCGCCACGGTTCACTGTACTGTGTCTGGTGTGTCGGATTATTTTGCTCAAG ACGAGCTACATGGACTCGCTATTGGAAGAAACATTGTCAAGAATTTGCACATGGCTGCAAAACAAGGGATGGAAGGAACATTTGGAAGCAAAAATCTTGAATACAAGGAACCGCTCTATGACATAAACGAGCTTCGCTCCATTGCTCCAGTAGATCACAAGCAGCAATTTGATGTCCGGTCTATTATAGCTCGGATTGTTGATGGGAGTGAATTTGACG TCAAGAAACAATACGGCACT ACGCTTGTGACGGGGTTTGCTAGAATATACGGTCAGACAGTAGGAATCATCGGGAACAATGGCATACTGTTCAATGAATCTGCACTAAAAGGAGCTCACTTCATTGAATTATGTTCTCAACGTAAAATTCCTCTTGTTTTCCTCCAAAACATCACAGGCTTTATG GTGGGTTCAAGAGCTGAGGCCAATGGCATTGCAAAATCTGGAGCGAAAATGGTGATGGCAGTATCTTGTGCTAAG GTACCAAAGATTACAATTATAACCGGTGCAAGCTTTGGTGCTGGAAACTATGCGATGTGTGGCCGTGCTTACAGTCCAGACTTCATGTTCATGTGGCCAAATGCCAGGATTGGCATCATGGGCGGCGCTCAG GCTGCGGGTGTTTTAACACAAATCGAAAGGGCTACTAAGAAGAGGCAAGAAATCAAG TggacagaggaagaggaagaagcattCAAGAAGAAAACGGTGGATGCATACGAGAGAGAAGCAAATCCTTACTTCTCCACGGCGAGGCTTTGGGATGATGGAGTGATTGATCCTTCTGATACCAGAAAGGTTTTGGGACTTTGTCTCTCTGCTGCTTCAAACCGTCCTTTAGAAGATACTCGATTTGGTGTCTTTAGAATGTAA
- the LOC104729834 gene encoding caffeoyl-CoA O-methyltransferase 1, whose protein sequence is MATTTTEATKTSTNGEDQKQSQNLRHQEVGHKSLLQSDDLYQYILETSVYPREPESMKELREVTAKHPWNIMTTSADEGQFLNMLIKLVNAKNTMEIGVYTGYSLLATALALPEDGKILAMDVNRENYELGLPIIEKAGVAHKIDFREGPALPVLDEIVADEKNHGTYDFIFVDADKDNYINYHKRLIDLVKVGGVIGYDNTLWNGSVVAPADAPMRKYVRYYRDFVLELNKALAADPRIEICMLPVGDGITICRRIS, encoded by the exons atggcGACGACAACAACAGAAGCCACCAAGACATCTACAAATGGAGAAGATCAGAAGCAATCTCAGAACCTCAGACACCAAGAAGTTGGTCACAAGAGTCTCTTGCAGAGCGACGATCTCTACCAG TATATATTGGAGACAAGTGTTTATCCAAGGGAACCAGAATCAATGAAGGAACTCAGGGAAGTGACAGCAAAACATCCCTG gAACATAATGACAACATCAGCAGATGAAGGACAGTTCTTGAACATGCTCATCAAGCTCGTTAACGCCAAGAACACTATGGAGATCGGTGTTTACACTGGTTACTCTCTTCTCGCCACCGCTCTTGCTCTCCCTGAAGACGgcaaa ATTCTTGCTATGGACGTTAACAGAGAGAACTACGAATTGGGTTTGCCGATCATTGAGAAAGCCGGTGTTGCTCACAAGATCGACTTCAGGGAAGGCCCTGCTCTTCCAGTTCTTGATGAAATCGTAGCTGAC GAGAAGAACCATGGAACATATGACTTTATATTTGTGGATGCTGACAAGGATAACTACATCAACTACCATAAACGTCTGATCGACCTTGTGAAAGTTGGAGGAGTCATTGGCTACGACAACACTCTGTGGAACGGTTCGGTCGTGGCTCCTGCTGATGCACCAATGAGGAAGTACGTTCGTTACTACAGAGACTTTGTTCTTGAGCTCAACAAGGCTCTCGCTGCTGACCCTCGGATTGAGATCTGTATGCTCCCTGTTGGTGATGGAATCACTATCTGCCGTCGGATCAGTTGA
- the LOC104716747 gene encoding protein DJ-1 homolog C-like, whose amino-acid sequence MASLGFSIAMIASTSPTLTDTRLISSSMGCVSTNAAPSLSSVSMVSSSPVVKRSVRSFKFRASMSPSIETRPDSDVGVVSSPTTKKVLIPIGYGTEEIEAVVLVDVLRRAGAEVTVASVEQKLDVEASSGTKLLADVLISKCADQFYDLVALPGGMPGAVRLRDCKILEKIMKRQAEDKRLYGAISMAPAITLLPWGLLTRKRTTGHPAFFGKLPTFWAVKTNIQISGELTTSRGPGTSFQFALSLVEQLFGESTAKSVEEFLLLRDGYQNPKNEEFNSIDWSLDHIPRVLIPVANGSEEVEVVTISDVLRRAKVDVTVASVERSLRITASQGTKFITDKLIGEAAESSYDLILLPGGHTGSERLQKSKILKKLLREQHETGQIFGATNTSSAILHKHGLLKERRTTVYPSETNVPTNHLMIEGAEVVIDGNVITSLGLATVTKFSLAIVSKLFGHARARSVSEGLVHEYPRHLTPS is encoded by the exons ATGGCGTCTTTAGGATTTTCGATTGCCATGATAGCTTCTACGAGTCCAACGTTGACGGATACGAGGCTCATATCTTCTTCGATGGGTTGTGTCTCGACGAATGCTGCTCCGAGTTTGTCATCAGTCTCtatggtttcttcttcaccagTGGTTAAAAGGAGCGTCCGAAGTTTTAAGTTCAGAGCTTCGATGTCACCAAGTATTGAAACAAGGCCAGATTCTGATGTTGGCGTGGTGTCTTCTCCAACTACTAAAAAG GTGCTTATTCCAATTGGATACGGTACGGAGGAAATAGAAGCTGTTGTGTTAGTTGATGTTCTACGGCGAGCTGGTGCTGAGGTCACTGTTGCTTCTGTGGAACAGAAGCTAGACGTTGAAGCATCCTCTGGGACCAAATTGCTTGCAGATGTCTTAATCTCTAAATGTGCTGATCAATTTTATGATCTTGTGGCTTTACCG GGAGGCATGCCTGGTGCTGTTAGGTTAAGAGACTGTAAAATTCTTGAGAAGATCATGAAGAGACAAGCTGAAGATAAGCGGTTATACGGGGCTATATCCATGGCTCCAGCTATTACTCTTCTCCCATGGGGTCTTTTGACAAGAAAGAGG ACAACGGGACATCCTGCTTTTTTCGGGAAGCTCCCTACATTCTGGGCTGTTAAGACAAACATTCAGATTTCTGGGGAGCTTACAACTAGCCGTGGACCTGGTACTTCTTTTCAGTTTGCTCTGTCCTTGGTGGAGCAGCTCTTTGGAGAATCCACAGCCAAGTCGGTTGAAGAGTTTCTG CTTCTGCGCGATGGTTACCAAAATCCTAAGAATGAAGAGTTCAATAGCATTGACTGGTCTCTAGACCACATACCTCGT GTTCTTATCCCGGTCGCCAACGGGTCTGAAGAGGTTGAAGTAGTCACAATTTCAGATGTTCTTAGAAGAGCCAAAGTAGATGTCACGGTTGCATCAGTAGAAAGATCTTTGCGGATTACGGCATCTCAAGGCACCAAATTTATCACCGACAAATTGATTGGTGAAGCTGCTGAATCATCATATGACCTAATCCTTCTTCCG GGAGGCCATACAGGCTCAGAACGTCTGCAGAAGTCCAAAATTCTCAAGAAACTTCTCAGGGAACAACATGAAACTGGGCAAATATTTGGTGCTACTAACACATCATCTGCCATCCTGCATAAACATGGTTTACTCAAG GAAAGGAGAACGACTGTGTACCCTTCAGAAACAAACGTGCCTACGAATCATTTAATGATCGAAGGAGCAGAAGTTGTTATAGATGGAAATGTTATTACAAGTTTGGGGCTCGCAACTGTTACCAAATTTTCCCTGGCTATTGTTAGCAAGCTGTTTGGACATGCTAGAGCAAGGAGCGTTTCAGAAGGGCTTGTGCATGAGTATCCAAGGCATTTAACACCATCTTGA
- the LOC104716742 gene encoding DEMETER-like protein 3, translated as MEIVPKTPEKPKLLFTKFYVRRKHLDTPQDIISGSVISPLELDPPLHKQELHEQDNSQSTDQKEEKKKTSDEEPERNCHESDIFQGDDDSQHVSGKRKRNNSKETQKKMRYHRPRIMEEGKKPRNPTTTRLRTISKKKGKKKDNNNASEDEVIIAEPPTPQKQSRSKTEKPKKRNVARTLNFNLLSCLELERICGPTFPKGRKRMTPARRSDFHCLISPYTFPLPIWKKQSRRSNRRKNLVRWFAIAFSLELQEPEETLPLVSRHLSQADVPLHIEDTTSNAALKMDSKSNNSTKDTVEPLILQSNHQKDNAVSPISEVPLQIKDSPMRQVSCVVPKKSKKITKNIVGNLIQQITYQKDHGLPSLADVPLHIEDTLMRSASDVPVEREKTKDIAKLIKEMRRLNINRRVTTTLIESGKKLVTAKVKLDPETIKEWELLMVNSKSHADKKTNAEWEQKRENFKISNIDLFIHRMHLLQGNRKFKQWKGSVVDSVVGVFLTQNVSDYLSSNAFMSVAAKFPANARECLDPLAYYIEEPEDVNDSILADQEPTHIGNDDAKNSQFITLSKDSIPEVEEHEKSAKRKNKKTGIMEDAIVDWNTIRKKYTKEGSRQKMHMDSVNWNDVRLSGEKVFQNIIRQRGQFKILSGRILKFLRDEVRQNGTIDLEWLRDAPSDLVKRYLLEIEGIGLKSAECVRLLGIKHSAFPVDTNVGRIAVRLGWVPLEPLPDGIQMHQLSQYPSMDSIQQYLWPRLCKLPQETLYELHYQMITFGKVFCTKALPNCNACPMKSECKYFASAYVSSKVLLEGPEEKTHDEPDTFKHACSQDVDVNMTSNINLIEECASPRCSEQDICCKPLVEFPSSPRPEIPELVDIEDFPWRNTYQPYARIPEIDIDLDALKKNVEDALVEGGKILSSSDEEISKAIVLLTPENACIPIKPPRKMKYYDRLRTEHVVYVLPDNHKLLHDFERRELDDPSPYLLAIWQPGETSNSFTQPKKKCDFDGSELCKKKTCSYCWAIREQSSNTSRGTILIPCRTAMRAGFPLNGTYFQTNEVFADHETSLEPVVFPREWCDGLEKRAMYCGSSVSSIFRLLDTRRIQLCFWTGFLCMRAFDRKKRMPQELVRRLHTPPVERGPKYMHDDDI; from the exons ATGGAGATTGTTCCAAAGACTCCCGAAaaacctaaattattatttactaaattttatgTGAGACGAAAGCACCTCGACACACCCCAAGATATCATCTCTGGTTCTGTAATTTCTCCACTCGAATTAGATCCTCCTCTTCATAAACAAGAGCTTCATGAACAAG ATAATTCACAAAGCACTGAccaaaaagaggagaagaagaagacttcagATGAAGAGCCTGAAAGAAATTGTCATGAGTCAGATATTTTTCAAG GTGATGATGATTCACAACATGTTagtggaaaaagaaagagaaataattCGAAAGAGACGCAAAAGAAGATGAGGTATCATAGACCTCGGATCATGGAAGAGGGGAAAAAACCAAGGAATCCCACCACTACTCGACTGAGAACTATATCcaagaagaaaggaaagaaaaaggaCAACAACAACGCCAGTGAAGATGAAGTTATTATAGCCGAGCCTCCAACTCCACAAAAGCAAAGTAGAAGTAAAACTGAGAAgcctaaaaaaagaaatgtggCTCGAACTTTGAATTTTAATCTTCTTAGTTGTCTTGAGCTCGAGAGAATTTGTGGACCAACTTTTCCAAAGGGGAGAAAGAGGATGACTCCAGCTCGTAGATCTGATTTCCACTGTTTGATATCTCCCTACACATTTCCTCTACCTATTTGGAAAAAGCAATCAAGAAGGTCTAACCGTAGGAAAAACTTGGTCAGATGGTTTGCAATTGCCTTCTCTCTTGAACTGCAAGAGCCAGAGGAGACCCTACCTTTAGTCTCCAGGCACTTATCTCAAGCAGATGTTCCTTTGCACATTGAAg ACACGACTAGTAATGCAGCATTAAAGATGGATTCTAAATCCAATAACAGCACTAAAGATACTGTTGAGCCGTTAATCCTACAAAGTAATCATCAAAAAGATAATGCCGTTTCACCTATATCAGAAGTTCCTTTGCAGATTAAAG ACTCACCCATGAGACAAGTTAGTTGTGTAGTcccaaagaaaagcaaaaaaattactAAGAACATCGTTGGGAATTTAATCCAACAAATTACTTATCAGAAAGATCACGGTCTCCCATCCTTAGCAGATGTTCCTTTGCACATTGAAG ACACACTCATGAGATCTGCTAGTGATGTACCCGTAGAACGAGAAAAAACTAAGGATATTGCTAAGTTAATCAAAGAAATGAGAAGATTAAATATCAACAGAAGGGTAACAACAACGTTGATAGAATCTGGCAAAAAGCTTGTTACTGCAAAGGTTAAACTTGATCCAGAGACCATTAAAGAGTGGGAGCTCTTAATGGTGAATAGCAAATCACATGctgacaagaaaacaaatgccGAGTGGGAACAAAAAAGGGAGAACTTCAAAATTAGTAATATAGATCTTTTCATTCATCGGATGCATCTTCTACAAG GCAATAGAAAGTTTAAGCAGTGGAAAGGCTCGGTTGTTGACTCAGTGGTTGGAGTTTTCTTGACTCAAAATGTTTCTGACTATCTTTCAAG CAACGCTTTCATGAGTGTGGCTGCAAAATTTCCCGCGAATGCAAGAGAATGTTTAGATCCTCTAGCATACTACATTGAGGAACCGGAAGATGTTAATGACTCAATTCTTGCTGACCAAGAACCAACTCATATAGGAAACGATGATGCTAAGAATTCTCAGTTCATCACCTTATCTAAGGACTCAATACCAGAGGTAGAAGAACATGAGAAATCTGCaaagaggaaaaacaaaaaaaccggTATTATGGAAGATGCGATTGTTGATTGGAATACTATTAGAAAGAAATACACAAAAGAAGGATCTCGACAAAAAATGCATATGGACTCTGTGAATTGGAATGATGTGAGATTATCTGGCGAAAAAGTTTTCCAAAACATCATCAGACAACGAGGGCAATTCAAGATTCTCTCAGGAAGAATTTTG AAATTTCTCAGAGATGAAGTTAGACAAAATGGAACTATTGATCTTGAATGGCTCCGAGATGCTCCATCAGATCTAGTGAA gaGATATCTATTGGAGATTGAAGGGATAGGACTAAAGAGTGCTGAATGTGTACGACTGTTAGGAATTAAACATTCTGCATTTCCg GTTGACACAAATGTTGGTCGTATAGCAGTTAGACTTGGTTGGGTTCCTCTTGAACCTTTACCAGATGGAATTCAAATGCATCAACTATCCCA GTACCCTTCAATGGATTCGATTCAACAATACCTTTGGCCACGACTATGTAAACTTCCTCAAGAAACTCT ATATGAACTACATTATCAGATGATAACATTTGGAAAG GTTTTCTGCACAAAGGCTCTTCCTAACTGTAATGCGTGTCCAATGAAGTCCGAATGCAAATATTTTGCAAGTGCATATGTCAG TTCTAAGGTTCTTCTGGAAG GTCCAGAAGAGAAGACGCATGATGAGCCTGATACTTTTAAACATGCATGTTCTCAAGATGTCGACGTTAACATGACATCAAATATAAATCTGATAGAGGAATGTGCTTCTCCCAGATGTAGCGAGCAAGATATATGTTGTAAGCCATTGGTTgagtttccttcttctccaagacCGGAGATTCCCGAGTTAGTAGACATTGAAGATTTTCCATGGAGAAATACTTATCAGCCATATGCTAGAATTCCTGAAATTGATATTGACTTGGATGCATTGAAGAAAAATGTAGAGGATGCACTTGTAGAAGGTGGAAAGATATTGAGCAGCTCTGATGAAGAAATATCAAAAGCAATAGTACTTCTCACCCCTGAAAATGCATGCATTCCAATCAAACCACCTCGAAAAATGAAGTATTATGATCGACTAAGAACTGAGCATGTGGT atATGTGCTTCCTGACAATCATAAGCTTCTACACGAT tttgagagaagagaacTTGATGATCCGAGTCCCTACCTTCTTGCGATTTGGCAACCAG GTGAAACGTCAAACTCGTTcactcaaccaaaaaaaaagtgtgactTTGACGGATCAGAATTATGCAAGAAAAAGACTTGTTCTTATTGTTGGGCTATACGTGAACAAAGCTCTAACACTTCTCGTGGAACAATTTTG ATTCCATGTAGAACAGCAATGCGAGCGGGTTTCCCACTCAATGGAACATATTTTCAGACTAATGAG gTTTTTGCAGATCATGAGACAAGTTTAGAACCCGTTGTGTTTCCTAGAGAGTGGTGTGACGGACTAGAAAAACGAGCAATGTACTGTGGTTCGTCGGTATCATCTATTTTTCGACTTTTAGACACAAGACGGATTCAACTTTGCTTTTGGAcag GGTTTTTATGTATGAGAGCATTTGATAGAAAGAAGCGAATGCCACAAGAACTTGTTCGAAGACTACACACGCCACCTGTTGAGAGAGGGCCAAAATACATGCATGACGATGATATATAA